Part of the Acropora palmata chromosome 10, jaAcrPala1.3, whole genome shotgun sequence genome, ATCACGTTTCGTGACAAAACCTAATCTTCGATATCCTaatctctccctcccttcctctctctccctctctcgtTCCACCGATTCTCTCTAAGACAAAGAACTTACCTTAAGTTATTAAATGCTTCGATCGAGGGTTTTCAGGAGATTATGAGATGTCTATCTGAATCTCAAGTCGATCCATCACATGGCGCCATCTGCCAGGGCAAGATCTATATGAGTTTTCAAGCCGTGGTCCTTTGTTAGGTTGTTTAAGTTTCGAAGTTATGTTTAAACACGTTGTGGTTTTGCCAATTAGGGAGTTCTATCGTAAgttaagattaaaaaaaattaaaaagaacatCTGTCTAACCAAACTCTGGTCTTGTATTTCTCGGATCTCGAACTAAAGCGATGCTTGTGAAAAAGAGGACATATCTTACAGGTAACTAACCGAGGATTATATGAATTTGATTAAGCGGAAGCCTTTAAGACACGTGCCAAAAGCTTAAACACCTGGCGTTTTCGACGTGAAAGCAACCACTTGAAGAAGCAACTTCTAAGAGCGTCAAGTTAACGCGTCAAACTGACTCAGACAGGTTTGCAGCGATTTGTGACAGTAGTTTTGTGGCCCATGTGGTTCTTGTCGACAAAATGCGCTGGTTGTTTGCCTGGTGGATTTTGAGTGGCAGGTGGGAAGAGGCATAAAGGCCGGCAACTCGTTTGTTAATTCTAAAGAATATTGTTAATCTTGGCGTGCAACTACTCATTAAAAGAGAAgccaatttttctttaagaaatCTGCGTCCCTTTTATgttactgaaaaaaattgtccacCTTATCTGATCATGCGTGAACACTTTAAATTGTGTGGAAATTTATCTTTTATCGGCCACTTAACTAACGAGAATTTACGTTCCTCAGGATTTGagcaaagttttaaaaaatatactCAAAGCATGTGTTATAGCGTTTGATGACGATTGCACAAATCTTTCACTGGATTATCGAGATGATAATGATACCAAAAAAAATAGGATTAGTTCATCTAAATTCATTAGGACGCGAAAAATTGTCAGCTGTATTACAAAGCAACCGAGAATAACTGCCAGTCAGAAATTTCTACTGTCACCTACTCGTTAGTGCAAGCAgtaaaaacggaaaaaaaataatggaacaacataaaataaatgcccCATATATGCTGAAAAACGTATAGCAGCGTGACTAACAGAAGGCCATATagcttttctttatttgctttAATTTCTTGTTATTACGGCTTGTTTGTTTATAGCATGATTGTCAGTctgtttttttacctttttattCTTGGCTTACGAAGTGAAATCTGTCCAATCAAATTCGCTTTTTTATAGTTTTATCTTCGCAAAACACatgaaaatacaataaatttgctttgaaaactaattttcaaaGCCCAATAATATGGATTATATGATTCGTTATATGGATGCTCTCGAACACTGCAttatgcacgtgcagcacaattatttttcgtGGCTTTTCGTGGCTTTTCGTGGCGTTATCGTTGGTGATGGGTTCTCGTCGCGTCCCGCTGTAATTGCAGAGAGATTCAGAAAACCGGAGCGGATGATTTCTCTtacaaaaatgataacaaaccaaagaaaacaaagtaatAGAGATGTTAAGCTTCGTGTCTTCATCAAACTGACCAAAGAGCGTCAAACCGCGCAGGTCTATTTCTGCTTTGCATAGGAATTCGAAAATTTAGAACCACCTAATTAAGCCAGTTATTCTTTCTGTATGGCTGCGTACACGCCAACGAGCAAAAAATATTCAAGTTCAATTCTAAcaattgaattttatttttaaggtgTCTGTAACGACACCGTATAAATCCCATCGCAAATCTTAAGTCTCTTTTCAAAAGAAGACTTTACACTAAGCCGCCCAAAAGCATTCTTCGGCAGTCACTACGGAAAACTAACTTGATTAAGGCACGAAAACTATGTACTTACCTTCAGTGTCGTAACCAAAAGCTCACTGCACTAGAGACGAAGTAACTTCCGAGATATGGCGTGAAAACATCGCATTTGTGTGATCAAGCTTGTGTCGACAAGTATTTTGACTTTCAGTATATTAAGGAGAAGTGCTACAGAAATGTCAGTGCTTGAtgttattttatattttgtcgCAAATCGTGACAATGCGAGTCCCAACTGACATTTTATTTGCTGAAACTAATCTGCTTTGCGAGTTCAAAAATGAACCGCATCGTTTTTATCGAAATCTCTTGCCTTAAGTTCAGGCTTATCCTTCAGTAAGAAGAAAATGCAGAAAGGTCATGTTTGGCCATATCTTCCGACAAAATACTTTACCCAAAGAGTATATGCCGCGAAAGATTTAAATTTTCCGTGACCCAGGAAAGGACAAGAGTCACTGCTGATACGAAACACAACAATATGACTGGACAAGGCATCATGTGATCCGATCATCGGACAGCAACTAACACATAGCGACGAAACAATAGTCGAGAATCACCGTCGGTAAATTCCATTCTTTCCCATTCAGTTGGTTGCTGAAGAAAACGTATAACCATGATTGCAACCCCTTGATTAGTCTCATAATGAATACACTACGCCGTATCATGATTAAATAGTAAAATTTTCCGAAAATTTTACTGTAACAAAGTAACTAAGGCACACTATAGAAAGTGCGTTAAACGGAAAAGTAAGACACCAATCGAAGTCCAGGCATCAAAAATCAAGACATTTCGGCTTTCCAAAATCGAAGTATAATGCTGTGTCCCACGAcaaaaatatacggaaaaGTGTATTAATCAGTACCCTGTCAAAaagatgtttattttcttagtTAAAATGTCTTAGTTCTTGAATTTCAAGAGctaactttttattttttaactcCCCTTATTTACGAAAGCTACCCTATCGTATTAATTATAATCTGCAATCATGGACTCAGTCAGTGGTACTCTATTCATACAGGATGGAAAATTTTGACAAGTCTGTCTCTATGAGAGATATTGTAATAGTTCAAATGAAGGAATCGTGTTACGCTTGGAAGGAAAGCAATATTGATTGTCCGCTTTACTATTCGTTGAAATTGCGTAAGGCTCCTTTGGgggcaatgatcccgaaccacCATGTCTTTTTGTAAAACTGCGCTGATCCAGTTCCTCACTACAAGTTAGGTTTTTCAActagcttctttttttattttggagaaGTGAGTTAAATACTTACGAGTAGTGCCTCTAAGTTAACTTATTAATTACTATAAGTGACTTTCACATAGTTTTGTGCACTTATCAGTTAATCTGTTATTCCTAAAGGGGTAGTGCCACGCTGTTGGACTCAATCTCGTTTATCAAATAACATTCTTAGATGgataaaaatcttaaatatCTACCTTCTTTATCGATATATCGGACATAGCCAGTAGCCATCCACTAGCATTTCCAACTCTTCAAAACATATGAAAACATACtgaatctttttctttcctgtttccTATTACATAGCTATCTTCCTAAAAAGTAATTAGGGAATAAGCAGATGATGAACAGCGTAAATTTCGCAAAAAGCTTTCGATCCCCTTATCATTTCCCCTTTAATATAAGAGGTTAACTTTGTCAAAGTCAATTTTCAATCTTTAAATTTCTGCTAATTCTCTGAACTCTTGGTCTCTGAACTCTTGGTCCGTTTTTCCAATTCTTGTAGCGATTGCACTGCCCTCGGGCTGCTTTTGTCGTAGTTCTGGGTTGTTTCTTGTAGTTTTTCTCCTCAGGGTGCGTTTTATTGTTTCATGCTGTTTTCTTGGAAcaggaaaataacaatttataACTTTTATCAGTTCTGATGGACTTGGCCATGGAGGCGGCAGTGTTTGCTATGATGTAAAATAGTCGCTTAAAAAGCGCGTGTGTCTACTTGAATAATCTCATCTCCtacttgctttgaaaagaaatatatgGTAAGACATTGGAATTCATGTAATATCAGTTTGATCCGAGTGTGAGAACAGGTAGTCCAAGCTAAGCATTTTCAATACAAATTACAAAGCGCTTTGAGCAATCGATTTTTTGCCTTTAGTCttaagaaaatttcaatgaatttttttttcgggcgCCGAAATAGCAAACAGCAAGCTGCTTCTTCGTCTGCATTTTTCGACTTCCTAAAATATGAATATGCAGCAGAAACATGAAAGTCGAATCATTCATAACAATTCATACTTCAGtgtaaatttttgttcagcagtaaagaaaatatttccGACTCATGATTGAAGTACCGAAGGCACGTACGGaagaacttttcaaaaaataataattcccCGCTTGAACGGACAATTACACTCGACATGCGCACTAGTACAACATTCTTCTCCTCCTGCGCAGTTTGATCGAGCGCGTTCTCTCACGCGCTCTGGGAACGAGGATCAAGGAATATGGTCGTTCAAATGATTCAATACTCGCTAAGTTGTATCCCATGTCGTTAAATTCCATTCGCCCTAGCTAAACCTCATTCAGATAAAAATTGTATTAGCTGCTCGATTTGACTGCATCCATGTTTGCACTTAATGCCTCGATCTCAAACTTGACTTCTCCCTGGGTAAAAATTCAGTACTCCACATCTTACGAAATTCGTCTACTATTAGATAGCTTTTTTCAGGCATGATTACTCTAGGTAATACACTTAGGCGTCAGTTGTAATCTAGTACCTTTTCGCTGTTAATTTTTTCCACGACCGCTTTGTTATGGATTTTTAACTGTATTTAATTCGGTTTCCGGTTAATGACttctttacaattttccatGCGAAATTATCACTTCACTCAGCTGATTCAGTTCGAAATCTAACACTCAATACTCCAATAAACTCGAACGCAATCGGCGATCGATCAAAACTCTGGGATAACATTCCCGCCAAAAACTAAATATGTAATTTATGTGAATTTATGTGAAATCTATTTCTAACACACTCCCCTCCTTGATTGACACGGGTCAATCAATCAAGAATCAACGACTAAAGTCCGTAACgacataaacaaaaaagaacgaACAGAACGGTTCATTGTTCATTTCGTATTCCTTAACGTTCAGCTACGTGTTCATGTTCAGCGTTTCCCACAAAGGTAATGGGAAAATCAGTGTTCCTGTTCTGACGTTCCTGCACTCCTGGTCCAGCTTCTACAGGATACAATCTTTTCAAGGGTCTCGTCACTTCGATTACTCGATCTCCACTACGAGTTCTCACCACTGCTCCTCGATGAACTCCATCCCGTCCTGTAATAAGGGATTTGACCACTCCCATGTTCCAAAGTAGTCTCGGCGTCCCATCCTTGTGTATGCAAACAACGTCTCCCACATTGACGGTTGGTTGTCTGTTCTTCAGTTGGCAATTATGATGGACACGTAACTCTGTCAAGTACTCCTTCTGCCAACGTCTCCAAAACTGCGAAAGAACAGTCGTCAGATACTTCGCACGTCTTGACAATTCACTTCTGGTCGGAGGCGTTTTCGAGGgagttttgtcttctttactCAACAGGCGACGGCCAATAATCAATTGCGACGGCGTCAAAGGACTTCGTAATTCATCATCCACGTACGTAAGAGGTCGTGAATTGAGTATTCCCTCTATTTCCACAACAACAGAGAGTAATTCTTCATAGCTGACTCTCGCGGTTCCTAAGGTTTTTTTCAGACAGCGTTTTGTTGATCTAACGAGACGTTCAAAAAATCCTCCCCACCAAGGAGCTAACGCAACGTTAAATTTCCATTCAATGCGGTGTTCTGCTAGCAACTTCTTCAACGCTTCTCCTTTGAAAGTGGATCCATTATCTGACACTACAAGATTTGGAACACCTCGTCTGGCAATAAACCTTTTGAAACTTCTCACGAAAACTTCGGTCGTCAACCTCGGGACGAGATCGAGATGAACCGCACGACTGGAGGCACACGTGTACAATACGATGTACGCCTTGTTCATATCAGCACTCTTGTGATAAATGTCCTTGACATAAACGGGGCCCGCAAAGTCAACTCCTATACTTGTAAATGCAAATTCGTCGGACAATCTGAACCTGGGAAGTTGAGAAGCAGGTGGCGTTCCATATGGACGACCTTCGAGTTTCTTGCACACTACACACTTGTTGATTATGCTCTTCACCGTTTGTCTGCCCTTCACAATCCAATACCTCGACCTAAGTTGAACCAAGGTCTCTGCCACTCCATTGTGCATCACTTGATCATGGCACTTAAGAATCACCAACTTAGTGAAATAATGACTTCTCGGCAACAGCATCGGAAATCGTGTATCGAACGGTAGAGAAGACATGCCAATTCTTCCTTGACATCGTAGTATCCCTTCTTCGTCTTGATAAAGTCCTAACGATGACCTTCTCTGTGGATACTTGTCGCTTTTGAGGATCTCTTGCTGAACGTGCCTAATCCACAACATCTCTGCTTGTCTGTACAATTTCGTAAAATCTACTTCCGCTCCTTCTCTGGACCTCgtcttcttcaatttctcaaTAAACGACAAAACCAACACAGTCAGTTTCATAAGCTTGGTTAAAGAACTAAAGTTCTCTGGATTGATTAAATTATCTAGACTCggttcttctttcttctcttcaaCGCACGCGGTGACTAAGCTGTAAACAGCTGGTTTAGAGGATTTCAGTTCGCTGAACTCTTCTCTGGCTTGTACAACTGTCGGTTGAGCTGGCCACTGCTCACCACTCTTAGACAGGAAGTCGGGTCCATGTAACCACAGGCTgctttctttcaattcaataGACCTTATTCCTCGGGAAGCTATGTCAGCTGGATTGTCTGCTGTGGGACAGTACCTCCACTGCTCAGGTGGTGAATTTCTTCGAATTTCGGCCACTCGATTCTCGACAAACTGTTTGTATTCCTTGTCAGTATTTGTGATCCACCATAGTGAAATCATAGAATCTGTCCAGTTAAACACTTCGTCAATTCTTACATCATCGTGCAATGCTTGACTCACACTCTTCAACAATCTGGACGCAGTTAAGTTGGACAGCAACTCCAGGCGAGGGATAGTTTGTTTAGCTAGCGGTGCAACTCTTGTCTTCGAAGATACTATCTGACACTTCACCTTTGCCTCATACTCTACTCTCATGTAGACTACAGCTCCATAAGCCCTTTCTGATGCGTCAGCAAAACAATGAAGTTGGACTGACTTGACCTTGTCTCCATTCAATCCCTCAGCGTAACATCTCCTAAAGCTCACTCTTCCAGTTTGTCTCAAATCCGACAGAGTCGTCAGCCATTGGTGATTGAGTTCAGCATCGACCAATTCGTCCCAGTCCTTTCCATCCTTGCAAAGTTTCTGAAACATCATCTTTAACGGCAGAATGACTGGAGCGATTAAACCTAGGGGGTCAAAAAATCTTGTGGCTGTACTAAGAATCAATCTTTTTGTTACTGGTTGGGCATCTACTTCTCCCAAAGTCTTGTTCAGATCATAAATCAGCTCATCTTGGGTTGGGTTCCAAAGCATTCCCAAAACCCTTTGCTCCTTTTCTGAACTGTGCTTGAAAACTGACTTAGAGAAGCTTTCGTCTTCTTCTGCTACCTTAGGTCTATTGCTCTTTTCAAAGTCGTCACTGAAAGCTTCATCTTGTTCCAGTGATCTCAGCAAACTTTCCGAATTGCTACTCCACTTTCTCATATTAAAGCCTCCTGACTTCAGACAGAGCTTTATCTCCTTAGATAACGTGAACGCACTGCCCACGTCACCCTTTCCAGACACATAGTCATCAACATACAAGGACTTCAACAGCTCTCGTGCAAGTGCACTGTCAACTGGCAAACATGTGTTCAAATGGTGTCTGATCGTGGCATTCAGAATGAAAGGACTTGAGTTTACACCAAACACCACACGTGCAAAACGTAGTTCCATGACCTCTAGGTTTTCCTTGTTCAGATCTTTGACCCATAAAAATCTCACAAAGTCCCTGTGTTCAGGATCAATttcaatgttcaaaaatgCCTTCTCTACGTCTGCAGTTAAGGCTACTTCATGGACTCTGAATCTCAGTAAAATGTCAAATAACAAGGGATTAAGAGAAGGTCCAATGTGCAAACAGTCATTTAAACTAGGCCCAAACACCTTAGATGACGCATCATACACAACTCTCACTTTAGTTGTATCTCTGTCAAGTCTCACAACTGTCCTGTGAGGAAGATAGTGAACATCTCCAGGCTGTGGTATTTGATCTTGTGGTACTATTTCAACCACACCACTCTGCAATTGCTCTCTGATTACATCATCATACTGCTTCAAAATTTCTGGCTGGTTCTTAAGCTTCTTGATCGTTGTTGTCAGTCTACGTAATGCCACTGTATAGTTATCTGGTAACATGGGGTGATTATCCTTAAATGGTAGCTTGACTTGATATCTCTCTCCAGTGAATGTgatgtcatttgaaaacttatcATAGACTGAAGTTTCATGTTCCTTAATGCCCAAAGTTTCCAGGTCCCAGAATTTCTGCAGATCATCCTTCATATCACTCATATGTGTGGACTCTATCTTTAACACATGCGTGGAACTCAAATTCACCGTGCAAGATCTTGTGAACCTTGAGCAAACACTTGGACCGGACAA contains:
- the LOC141895096 gene encoding uncharacterized protein LOC141895096; its protein translation is MNIDKNRKIRDAHRTFVYKTVGNVEKILTEHVEDLTSFREKLTALKSLLIEKLETTQRLDETILEIAKSRELEKEIEDSGEFCEHVYSILAKIDLRLEEGKHGVCKQTPVTNQEISNTGNTKSAKVKLPKIELKSFSGNYQEWQGFWDTFQSAVDGNTSISAIEKFTYLKSCVTSNAESAIAGLPPTADNYKVAIDILKDRFGKPQLLISNYMDALLKLPSVNSVHETKKLRELFDKIEINIRGLNALGVESQSFGNLLVPIVMEKIPSELRLVVSRKFGSEESWNLDALLSALKTELEAREICIAMKTSGPNVNTTKFEQYRARNKQPYSASALYTGSEEFTQHCVFCKKNHKSINCMTVTEPKARRTILRRNGKCFVCLKGGHISTNCPSRAKCFNCEGRHHVTICERIRNTLTSRNVVREEASPRGSGSCQDGSRDAGTSAMHISNNANSVLLQIAQAFVCRPDNEQLGLNAHVIFDSCSQRSYITSQAREKLNLPTIGKETLLIKTFGDNSASVKECDVVQLCVRTLDGMNVYITSYVVPVICSPVSNQQSQGTLECYPYLQGLQLACDTSDSVNVDVLIGADYYWSFFTGNIIKGDPYGPVALETNLGWVLSGPSVCSRFTRSCTVNLSSTHVLKIESTHMSDMKDDLQKFWDLETLGIKEHETSVYDKFSNDITFTGERYQVKLPFKDNHPMLPDNYTVALRRLTTTIKKLKNQPEILKQYDDVIREQLQSGVVEIVPQDQIPQPGDVHYLPHRTVVRLDRDTTKVRVVYDASSKVFGPSLNDCLHIGPSLNPLLFDILLRFRVHEVALTADVEKAFLNIEIDPEHRDFVRFLWVKDLNKENLEVMELRFARVVFGVNSSPFILNATIRHHLNTCLPVDSALARELLKSLYVDDYVSGKGDVGSAFTLSKEIKLCLKSGGFNMRKWSSNSESLLRSLEQDEAFSDDFEKSNRPKVAEEDESFSKSVFKHSSEKEQRVLGMLWNPTQDELIYDLNKTLGEVDAQPVTKRLILSTATRFFDPLGLIAPVILPLKMMFQKLCKDGKDWDELVDAELNHQWLTTLSDLRQTGRVSFRRCYAEGLNGDKVKSVQLHCFADASERAYGAVVYMRVEYEAKVKCQIVSSKTRVAPLAKQTIPRLELLSNLTASRLLKSVSQALHDDVRIDEVFNWTDSMISLWWITNTDKEYKQFVENRVAEIRRNSPPEQWRYCPTADNPADIASRGIRSIELKESSLWLHGPDFLSKSGEQWPAQPTVVQAREEFSELKSSKPAVYSLVTACVEEKKEEPSLDNLINPENFSSLTKLMKLTVLVLSFIEKLKKTRSREGAEVDFTKLYRQAEMLWIRHVQQEILKSDKYPQRRSSLGLYQDEEGILRCQGRIGMSSLPFDTRFPMLLPRSHYFTKLVILKCHDQVMHNGVAETLVQLRSRYWIVKGRQTVKSIINKCVVCKKLEGRPYGTPPASQLPRFRLSDEFAFTSIGVDFAGPVYVKDIYHKSADMNKAYIVLYTCASSRAVHLDLVPRLTTEVFVRSFKRFIARRGVPNLVVSDNGSTFKGEALKKLLAEHRIEWKFNVALAPWWGGFFERLVRSTKRCLKKTLGTARVSYEELLSVVVEIEGILNSRPLTYVDDELRSPLTPSQLIIGRRLLSKEDKTPSKTPPTRSELSRRAKYLTTVLSQFWRRWQKEYLTELRVHHNCQLKNRQPTVNVGDVVCIHKDGTPRLLWNMGVVKSLITGRDGVHRGAVVRTRSGDRVIEVTRPLKRLYPVEAGPGVQERQNRNTDFPITFVGNAEHEHVAER